The genomic window AGTTGAGCACATCACATTTTAACTTTTACGAATAACGCTCTGGTTTTATATCAAAAAGTTCTAATGATACAATACATCCAAAAAAACAAGGAAATTACAACTAGAGAGCCAAACAAACTCAATCTCCAACACGAGTCCAAGGTGTGCCGCCACCGCCGCTTCATCGTCAAAAGCCAGACTGACATTGTATCTTGCggtcgggaagtcatcgtgctaaggtccAGGTGgaccaacgcccccccccccccccccccccccccccaaaaaagccATCATCATAGATGCCTTGTGTAGATACAAAAAATCCCATACCCAAACCATCTCCTAAACAAACCTTCCGCCAGCTTCAAAATAACAGCGAAAAAAGCATCGTTGCGATCAGGAGGAAGCACAAAGTACCGGAGAGCAATCTATCGTGTCAGGGAGACACCCAAGTAGGCCGCAACCCCATATCTACCGCAAAAACGGGCATGGAAATATCACCCTCATTCACAATGCTAACACAAAGACACACAAAGCACCCCGCCTAGATCCGAAGGACGTGAGATGGCATAGACACCGCCTCCTAGATCCAACATCAATAGCTGAGAAAACCTAAAGAAAACTTAGTTAGTGTCGCCATTGCCAAAGACCTCATGAAGACACTAGTAGATTACTAAGCACCCGGGAAACTCCGAAACACAATGTCCCAATGGTTTCCCCTCCCTTCGCTACCGCTAGAGCAGCGGGTGGAGGTTGGAAACCCCAGTGGCGTGCAGTATTGATTCCGGTGTTTTCGGGTGTGCAATATGAACcccaatactccctccgtttcaaaatacttgtcgtggttttagttcaaatgttttaaaatacttgtcgtggtttttgaactaaaaccacgataaTCGTTTCCCCCGGTGCATTTGAAAATTAGACAATTTGCAATGAATTTCTCCCAAACCGGTCCCCGGAAACATTGGAAACATTCGGTGCGCCGAGTCCACTAGCACGGAGAGGATAAAGCATCATCGTCCACCTCTCTCTCCAGCGaccggcctcctcttccactcctctcctctgctcccacgccaccaccaccaccaccactcgctgccccctccccgccgcgccgtgcatgaaaccctagccccgccgcggCCCCaccccagcccagcccagccccaCCCGCCCGCGATGGCCAAGGCGCTGCTCTCCTCCTCGCTGCTCCCCTCGCTCCCGCGCGCCGTCGCGGGCGCCGGCGCCGCGAGGCTGCCGCCGCTCCCCTCGCTGCGCCGCCGCGCCGTGGGGTGCCGGGTCAGGGCGAGCCTCCACGGGCTCGACTCCGTGGGGGGCCTCCACGCGGCGCTCGAGCGCGCCGAGGCCGCGCTCTACACGCTCGCCGACGCCGCGGTCGTCGCGACCGACTCGGCGgccggggcggccggaggaggagcggACGCGGACGTGGCCGTGCAGAAGAGCGGCGGATGGTTCGGGTTCATCTCCGACGCCATGGAGGTCGTGCTCAAGGTAAGCGTGTACGCGCCGGAGCCGTAGCCAGCGACCGTGTGTGTGGGTAGAAGAATTGCCATTAGATTATGCCAGTTCCTGGCGAGTCTGACAGACACTTGTGGTGCGAGCACTCTGAAACTTACTACTCCATTTTGTGAGTAGAACTTAGTTGCTCCATTTTGGGGCTACCTCCGCATGGAGACAGTGTCCTGTGAGACAACTCTGCTACTCAGAGTGTGTTTCTTTGGCATCTAGCTTTGGCTGACATTAATCTCGAAATCTAGAATTTGTGAATTCTGGGATCTTGGCAGTGGCTAGGAGCGCAGAGTTCGGTAACTTCGTGATGCTGGATTTCTGATGCTATCTGAAATTTTGCCATACAGATTCTGAAGGATGGTCTATCAGCAGTTCATGTGCCGTACGCTTACGGATTTGCCATCATTCTGCTCACCATCGTCGTGAAGGCTGCAACATTGCCGTTAACGAAGCAGCAGGTGGATGTTCTAACCTGATTTGAGTTAAACCAGATGGGCACTCCTTAGTTATCTATCTATGAACTGAATTCAACGGTGCTGCTTATCTGTTTTTAGGTCGAATCAACCATGGCGATGCAGAATTTGCAGCCACAGCTCAAGGCAATTCAGGCGAGATACGCAGGCAATCAGGTTTGTCTTGTTTGGCTAGAACTTCAATCATGGATATACAACAGGGAGGTTTATGCTTCGGTTCCAGGCATATGTCTGCATAATGCTGTGATATACTGCATGTGCTTTCCTTAGTGAGATTATTTTGATTTTATCCTTTCAGGCACTTTTTTTTGTTAATATCTGATCTATTGCTTCTGCATAACTCTTATTAGGAAAGAATACAGCTTGAGACTGCTCGTTTGTACAAGCAAGCTGGAGTCAATCCTCTAGCAGGTTTTtgcatattttttttccttttcttcttaacCAAGTTACTTCCATTGTGAAACCACTCCTCTGTTACATCTCATATTTTTAGTATTATTGCCTTCTGAAAAACATCTTCTGTTATTACTGACTTCTGAAAGGCAGTAAACCATATTAGCTGATcacattttctattattttttctGATTGATTGCCATTATTGCTGTCACGAATTGCAAAACCAGTTAGCTTTTTACTGCACTTTCTTTTGTATTGCAGCGTCTTGATCTCAATGTTTTCTCTTCCAGGATGTTTGCCAACTTTGGCAACAATTCCAGTCTGGATTGGACTTTACCAAGCCCTTTCAAATGTAGCAAATGAGGTATGCCATATCCTACTTCTTGAAGTTTGATTCGTTAAGAGTATTTTGGACTAAGTGGATTCTCTGGCATGAAGGGTTTGTTGACGGAAGGATTTTTCTGGATTCCATCTTTGGGAGGCCCTACAACAATTGCTGCTCGTCAAAGTGGTGCTGGCATTTCATGGCTCTTTCCTTTTGTGGTAATAAAATTGGTTATTTATCGATGTATGTGAAACTGTCTACTGTTGGTTCTGGGATTGATTTTGCCTATGTCGTTCCTCTATGACTATGCTCATCACAGATGTTAGCAATATGATGTTACTGCAACATTGTAGTCAAGTTACACCAGTGGCTTGTTGCTACACATAGCCACTTAGGCAGCACATTGAATTGTACTCAACCAACAACATTGGCTTTGGTTGTATTGTTGCGAGAAACAACAGGATTTGCTATGTCTAATTTTAAATCTGTACTTTAGCAGCATGAGTGAAAACGTTGGGCATGTGGCATATCAATCTTGTTTAAATGATGTAGTAACATATTATTTTCTCAGCTTATTCTTGTAGAAAAGTGACAATACACTACTTTATATGCTTGCATGATTGAGATATGCTAAAGTTATACTAACATTTGAAATGAATTGTGCAGGATGGTCATCCGCCAATAGGCTGGCATGATACGATATGTTATCTTGTGTTGCCCGTGCTACTCGTTGCTTCTCAGTTTGTCTCCATGGAGATCATGAAACCGCCCCAGGTGAATGCCTCTTTAATCCGCCATAACGCCGTTATACAAGCTTCCAGTGTTTAACCTTGGCACCTTTGATTGCTGCAGAGTACTGATCCATCGCAGAAGAATACACAACTTATTTTGAAATTTCTTCCATTTATGATTGGTTACTTCTCTTTGTCGGTGCCATCAGGATTGTCCATTTATTGGTACGTGCATCTTCTGTTTATTCTAAGATTGTGCTCAGACATGGTTTCTCATGCTCACTCAGTTTTTGCAGTTGATCAAAACTTGTAACCTGTGTGTTGACACTCCATGTAGGTTTACAAACAATGTCCTCAGTACAGCCCAGCAGATATGGCTGCGGAAACTGGGAGGAGCAAAGCCTGCTGTGAATGAGGGAGCAAGTGGAATTATAACTGCAGGCCGAGCAAAACGTTCAGGTGCTCAATCAGGCCAGGGTGGAGAAAGGTGCTTTTGAAATTCAGATGACATTTGATTTAACTGTACTATGCTCGGGCTGTAAAAATGAATCAACTATATTCTGAGCAGGTTTAAGCAGCTAAAAGAAGAGGAGAACAGGAGAAAAGCTGTGAAAGCACTTGGTGCAGGAGATTCAAATGGTTCAACTACATCCGAGGATGAAGAGTCGGACGATGACACCACAGAGGAGGTACTCATTTTCCTTTCATTCATATGTATTGCTGGATGATTGTGTCTGGACAAGTGGTGCTAGCCATCTGAGAGTTTGCTGCGGACAGTTCGTGTGAATATGAAATTCATCTTCAGTTATATAAACCTGACAACAGGGAGGATCCGTAGAGGAAACATTCACTACCGGCAACGACAAGAAACTCCCTACTTACTCTGGAAAGAAGGGCAAGAGGTCAAAGAGGAAGCGCATTGTGCAGTAACTTGACAGCCTAATTGGACTTCATTTTTGTCAACACTGGTAAGAAGCACTGTTAGCATGATGTCCGTGCTTTTTTCTTTAAAACACAGATAAAAGGGATGCTAGGTGCAATAGACAGATTGTCTCTCTATCGCCCATCTTACCCGTGTAATCTGTAATTGTTTACAATCACAGGTTGATTCAATTGACCAGTGAGCCGCCGTAGATGGTCTCGGATACAGTTTTGATGGCACAGGAGGCCAGATCTTCAGATGGGGATAGACAAAAGTTTTACTATCAGGCAGGCATTTGCTGGAAAGCTGTAAGATGAAAATAGTTGGGTTCAGTCAGCGCAGTACGTTATGGTAGGATCGCGATGTTAATGGGTCAGGCAAGCCTGTTCCAGCCGAGAGGATATGTTAGAGCAGAGGTACATAAACTTTCCTGTGCTGTTCTGTATGGTGGGCTCGGAAATCGGGCAGGAATTGCATACTTTGTACACTGTGTATTTTTTTTCTACCCCTCCTCTTGTAATAACCTAATAACATTGTTGTTCTTGGGAGTACATGTGTATGCAAATCGTACAAATTAGTGTGATGGTCATTACTTGTTCTCATTGCCTCTCAATCTTTTCATGCGGATTTTGGACCCTTTTTCCGTCGTCTGCTCTGCTCGCCCAACCACTGGATTATTATCATGCTCCTCATCGTACTTTACAATTTGAATGTGTAGCATATGCGCCTGTGTTTTGTTTCTGAAGGCAATGTGTTGGATACATATATTCTTGTCATGCAAAAAAAGGATGCATATATTCTTGGTGACTTGGTGTGACAGTCTTCGATTTCAGTTGGCCATCACGTTGGAAGGCAATTTGTTCAACATGTGCTAAGTTAGATCTGGAAACTCCTGTTTTGTAAGGAACGAATCATCAAGATTCAAATGGGATAGTCAAGTTTTTTTTTTTAAAGAATTGGGTTAGTCGATCCATACTCAAGGCCTGAGCATTAATATTGCAAAGTGCAAACATGAAAATATATAAATATCGCATGGTCCCAAAAAGAGGCCAAAATCACTATTTTGACCCTTAATGACGAGTTTAGCTTGAAATGGCCCACATATGAAACTATTTCACAGTTCAACATTTTTTGCTACGAGTTTTGCTTCGGCACACCCTAAAAGTTTGTAGATTTCGACGCGGATTAAAGATGAAGATTATAAGTTACTCAATCAAAAGTATTAAATTCTTCTGATCTCTTGTTTGATGCATTGGGAGAACAAGGTGTTCTATTGGGACCAGCACTTGCTGGACGGGAGGTTGTAATAGAGATGCTAGGttgctagctactccctccgtcccataatataagatcattCTGTAAGTTGAGGAAGtagttcttttttttttgcgggaaatataGTTGCTAGttggttgtaacgccctcgatgcggctatatctcctacgtgtcgaagcatgacttagaggcataaccgcattgaaagcaatgtcgcaagtgaggtaatcttcacacaacccatgtaaaacataagggaaagagatacatagttggcttacaatcaccacttcacacaagtacatgaataaagcattacatcaaccagatacaatcacagtccgactacggaaccaaaataaaagaagaaccccaaatgcgacaaaggtcccaatcacccccaactgggctccactactgatcaactagaacgaaacaacacaaagggcaagatcttcatcgagctcctcctgagcttggttgcgtcatctgcacagactcatcggcacctgcaagctggttttggaagtatctgtgagccacggggactcagcaatctcgcacccgcgagatcaagact from Triticum aestivum cultivar Chinese Spring chromosome 3B, IWGSC CS RefSeq v2.1, whole genome shotgun sequence includes these protein-coding regions:
- the LOC123068640 gene encoding inner membrane protein ALBINO3, chloroplastic, with translation MAKALLSSSLLPSLPRAVAGAGAARLPPLPSLRRRAVGCRVRASLHGLDSVGGLHAALERAEAALYTLADAAVVATDSAAGAAGGGADADVAVQKSGGWFGFISDAMEVVLKILKDGLSAVHVPYAYGFAIILLTIVVKAATLPLTKQQVESTMAMQNLQPQLKAIQARYAGNQERIQLETARLYKQAGVNPLAGCLPTLATIPVWIGLYQALSNVANEGLLTEGFFWIPSLGGPTTIAARQSGAGISWLFPFVDGHPPIGWHDTICYLVLPVLLVASQFVSMEIMKPPQSTDPSQKNTQLILKFLPFMIGYFSLSVPSGLSIYWFTNNVLSTAQQIWLRKLGGAKPAVNEGASGIITAGRAKRSGAQSGQGGERFKQLKEEENRRKAVKALGAGDSNGSTTSEDEESDDDTTEEGGSVEETFTTGNDKKLPTYSGKKGKRSKRKRIVQ